Proteins encoded by one window of Scatophagus argus isolate fScaArg1 chromosome 8, fScaArg1.pri, whole genome shotgun sequence:
- the LOC124063991 gene encoding kazrin-A-like has product MANHFRSLHHFGVNILFFHCSLCPLSPRPSLTPSTASSTCSPHPLPSPHPSPHSDSDSLSSPTRLSLSLSDGSEDQLDRLQQVELARTTPMSQWRAGTVQAWLEVVMAMPMYIRTCSENVKSGKVLLGLTDEDLELGLGVSNLMHRRKLRLAIEDYRDAENGGGLSKAADMDHHWVAKAWLSDVGLPQYSQAFHNHLVDGRMLNSLTRRDLERHLSITKKFHQVSLLLGIELLHLLSFDKEALQARRVQCEHQNVDPLVWTSHRVIKWIRDIDLKEFAENLLNSGVHGAVMVLDPTFNTDAMATALGIPNSKHMVRRHLVEEMTTLIGSARADAKQDYEHLGLGTPPTLLRQNSLGRPPSSTSRHTDDEGSLRRRVVKPPAGFSPKARSGRDLSCHSSYGSLPREVRDQTPPRTEGSPIRGYTSIEVTNV; this is encoded by the exons ATGGCAAA TCATTTTCGTTCGTTGCACCATTTTGGagttaacattttgttttttcattgctCACTATGCCCACTATCACCTCGGCCTTCACTCACACCCTCAACTGCATCATCCACATGTTCCCCCCATCCCCtcccctcaccccacccctcTCCCCACTCAGACTCAGACAGCCTATCCAGCCCCACCCGCCTCAGCCTTAGCCTGTCAGATGGCTCAGAGGACCAGCTGGACCgcctccagcaggtggagctggCCCGGACAACACCCATGTCCCAGTGGAGGGCGGGCACTGTGCAGGCCTGGCTGGAGGTTGTCATGGCGATGCCGATGTACATCCGCACCTGCTCAGAAAATGTAAAGAGTGGAAAG GTTTTACTTGGGCTAACAGATGAAGACCTTGAGCTGGGTTTAGGTGTCAGCAACTTAATGCATCGCCGGAAACTCCGCCTAGCCATCGAGGACTACAGAGATGCTGAGAATGGTGGAGG gCTGTCCAAGGCCGCAGATATGGATCACCACTGGGTGGCCAAGGCCTGGTTAAGTGACGTGGGCTTGCCTCAGTACTCTCAGGCCTTTCACAACCACTTGGTAGATGGACGCATGCTGAACTCCCTGACACGTCGTGACCTTGAACGTCACCTCAGCATCACCAAGAAGTTCCACCAGGTCAGCTTGCTGCTGGGCATCGAACTGCTGCACTTACTCAGTTTCGACAAGGAG GCGCTGCAGGCTCGCCGGGTACAGTGTGAGCACCAGAACGTGGATCCACTGGTATGGACCTCTCATCGGGTCATCAAATGGATTAGAGATATTGACCTGAAg GAGTTTGCTGAAAATCTTCTAAATAGTGGAGTTCACGGTGCTGTCATGGTGCTTGACCCCACTTTTAACACTGATGCCATGGCAACCGCACTGGGGATCCCGAACAGCAAGCACATGGTTCGCCGACACCTTGTTGAGGAGATGACAACCCTTATTGGCTCGGCCAG GGCAGATGCCAAGCAGGACTATGAACATCTAGGCCTGGGAACACCACCAACACTCCTTCGCCAGAACTCCCTGGGCAGACCGCCCAGCTCTACCAGCCGACACACTGATGATGAAGGCTCACTGAGGAGGAGGGTTGTCAAG CCTCCAGCAGGGTTCAGCCCCAAAGCACGCAGTGGGCGGGACCTGAGCTGCCATAGCAGCTATGGCTCCCTGCCACGGGAAGTTCGAGACCAGACACCGCCCAGAACGGAGGGAAGCCCGATCCGTGGTTACACCAGCATCGAGGTCACCAACGTGTGA
- the LOC124063995 gene encoding chymotrypsin-like elastase family member 2A: MRSVLVLTFLPGARVILYVAKLVPACGCGLPTVPPVLSRVVAGEDVRPHSWPWQISLQSDSSGRWRHVCGGTLISSDWVLTAAHCINDRYNYRVELGKHSLKTSEEGSAARKAETIITHEDYNILLSRNDIALLKLSSPVTFSDTIMPACLPERAVILPHGAPCYVTGWGRLSTNGPAADILQQAFLPVVGHDTCSQPDWWSVLATDKMVCAGGDGITAGCNGDSGGPLNCQNPDGSWDVHGVVSFGSGQGCNVLQKPTVFTQVSSYLEWVNTVLTTY, from the exons ATGAGGAGCGTGCTGGTTCTCACTTTTCTG CCTGGTGCAAGAGTCATACTATATGTTGCTAAACTTGTCCCAGCCTGTGGATGTGGCCTTCCCACTGTCCCTCCTGTCCTCAGCAGAGTGGTGGCAGGAGAGGACGTCAGGCCTCACAGCTGGCCCTGGCAG ATCTCACTCCAGTCAGACAGCAGTGGGCGCTGGAGGCACGTCTGTGGAGGCACCCTCATCTCCTCTGACTGGGTCCTCACCGCCGCACACTGCATTAA TGACCGCTACAACTACAGAGTGGAGCTGGGCAAACACAGCCTGAAGACGAGTGAGGAGGGCTCAGCGGCTCGGAAGGCAGAGACAATCATCACTCATGAAGATTACAACATCCTGCTTAGTCG TAACGACATTGCCCTTCTCAAGCTGTCTTCTCCTGTCACCTTCTCTGACACAAtcatgcctgcctgcctcccaGAGCGGGCCGTCATCCTGCCCCACGGTGCTCCTTGCTATGTCACCGGCTGGGGTCGACTCTCCA CCAACGGTCCTGCGGCTGACATCCTGCAGCAGGCTTTCCTGCCTGTGGTTGGCCATGACACCTGCTCACAGCCTGACTGGTGGAGCGTCCTGGCGACAGACAAGATGGTCTGTGCCGGAGGCGATGGCATCACTGCTGGGTGTAAT GGAGACTCTGGTGGGCCCCTGAATTGTCAGAACCCTGATGGCTCCTGGGACGTCCACGGTGTGGTGAGCTTCGGTTCTGGTCAGGGCTGCAATGTCCTCCAGAAGCCCACTGTCTTTACACAAGTCAGCTCCTACCTCGAGTGGGTGAACACA GTATTGACCACCTActga
- the tmem51a gene encoding transmembrane protein 51a has translation MNSTVDRPPNHLDRGGIDSNSNNNNSSEDSGNSGSQYALCALGVGLVALGIVMIVWSVVPADTASNSSSSGVHGETNKRKNKVSSVAFVLVGSGVAMLLLSLCLGMRNKQREQLRLQQSQNHRGAAARPQEERETAEEQAQRYAVPTYEEAVGSGQYPVRQSNLRPSISQLPSYDDLVQVDGVQYETEGSEVTAGSQPTLAPAAPTVAASTSNRKRKLLPIKIRRIKSEKLHMKSIDSSQPAAGISIEPLTPPPQYEDKVPPI, from the exons ATGAATTCCACTGTGGACAGACCACCAAACCACCTTGACAGAGGAGGCATCgacagcaacagcaataacaacaacagcagtgaagacaGTGGAAACTCAGGTTCTCAGTATGCACTGTGTGCCCTGGGGGTCGGGCTCGTCGCCCTCGGCATTGTGATGATTGTGTGGAGCGTGGTACCTGCGGACACGGCCAGTAATAGCAGCAGTTCAGGAGTACATGGGGAAActaataaaaggaaaaataaagtatCTTCTGTGGCGTTTGTGTTGGTGGGGTCTGGGGTGGCCATGCTGTTACTGTCCTTGTGTCTGGGAATGAGGAACAAGCAGCGGGAACAGCTGAGGCTCCAGCAGTCCCAGAAccacagaggagctgcagcccGTCCgcaggaggaaagagaaac tgctgaagaACAAGCCCAGCGTTACGCTGTACCAACCTATGAAGAGGCAGTAGGCAGTGGCCAGTACCCTGTCCGTCAGAGCAACTTACGCCCAAGCATCTCCCAGCTACCTTCCTACGATGACCTTGTCCAAGTAGATGGTGTACAGTATGAAACtgaggggtcagaggtcacagctGGATCACAACCTACTCTGGCACCCGCTGCTCCAACTGTAGCCGCTTCTACATCAAATCGTAAGCGCAAGCTCCTCCCCATCAAGATCCGCAGGATTAAATCAGAGAAGCTGCACATGAAAAGCATTGATAGctctcagccagcagctggaaTCAGTATAGAACCACTTACACCACCGCCACAGTATGAGGATAAAGTGCCTCCAATTTAA